A genome region from Hevea brasiliensis isolate MT/VB/25A 57/8 chromosome 9, ASM3005281v1, whole genome shotgun sequence includes the following:
- the LOC110640877 gene encoding autophagy-related protein 8f isoform X2 → MAKVYFKQEHDLVKRRAEAARIREKYPDRIPVIVEKAERSDIPNIDKKKYLVPADLTVGQFVYVIRKRIKLSAEKAIFIFVDNVLPSTGAIMSAIYEEKKDEDGFLYVTYSGENTFGSNIPL, encoded by the exons ATGGCAAAAGTTTACTTCAAGCAAGAGCATGATCTCG TGAAGAGACGAGCAGAGGCTGCTAGGATCAGGGAGAAGTACCCAGATCGGATTCCA GTGATTGTGGAGAAGGCAGAAAGAAGTGACATACCAAACATAGATAAGAAAAA GTACCTTGTCCCAGCTGACTTGACTGTGGGACAGTTTGTATATGTTATTCGTAAGAGGATTAAATTAAGTGCAGAGAAGGCAATTTTTATATTTGTGGACAATGTGCTTCCTTCTACAG GTGCCATTATGTCTGCCATATATGAAGAGAAGAAAGATGAAGATGGATTTCTTTATGTTACCTACAGTGGAGAAAACACATTCGGATCTAATATCCCACTGTAG
- the LOC110640877 gene encoding autophagy-related protein 8f isoform X1 — translation MAKVYFKQEHDLVKRPAEAARIREKYPDRIPVIVEKAERSDIPNIDKKKYLVPADLTVGQFVYVIRKRIKLSAEKAIFIFVDNVLPSTGAIMSAIYEEKKDEDGFLYVTYSGENTFGSNIPL, via the exons ATGGCAAAAGTTTACTTCAAGCAAGAGCATGATCTCG TGAAGAGACCAGCAGAGGCTGCTAGGATCAGGGAGAAGTACCCAGATAGGATTCCA GTGATTGTGGAGAAGGCAGAAAGAAGTGACATACCAAACATAGATAAGAAAAA GTACCTTGTCCCAGCTGACTTGACTGTGGGACAGTTTGTATATGTTATTCGTAAGAGGATTAAATTAAGTGCAGAGAAGGCAATTTTTATATTTGTGGACAATGTGCTTCCTTCTACAG GTGCCATTATGTCTGCCATATATGAAGAGAAGAAAGATGAAGATGGATTTCTTTATGTTACCTACAGTGGAGAAAACACATTCGGATCTAATATCCCACTGTAG